The genomic interval CCGGTCGGCGGGGCGGTCGACCCCGACCGCGGGCTCGGAGTCACCGACTGCGACGACACCGAGAAAGGGAGCCTCACCGTCGGCGTCGCCGAGACGTTCACCGAGCGGTACGTCGGCCTGAGCCGGACCGACTCCCTCGGGACCGGCGAGGGACTGGTGCTGGCGTACGACGAGCCGGGGTCGAAGGGCATCGCGATGCGGAACATGGACTTCGCCCTCGACGTGCTGTTCGTCTCCGAGGACGGCGAGATAACGAGAATCGAGACGCTCGACGCCCCCGACTCGGCCGTCGAGTACTACCTGACGTACGAGTCGGCGTCCGGTCCCGGCCGGTTCGTGGTCGAGACGAACGCGGGGTGGGCCGACGAGCGGGGAATCTCGCCCGGCGACTGCGTTCGCGGCCTTCCGGCGTAGGTAGGAGTCGAGGTCGCGGGTGGGTCGCGCGCGGAAACGAGCACATCCGTCCACCCCTCAGGACATCCGTCCACTCCTCCGGACACTCCTCCACTCCTCCGGACACTCCTCCACTCCTCCGGACACTCCTCCACTCCTCCGGGCGGGCGCTCTGAGAGCGCCCGCCCGGAGTTCGCCGCGAAGCCAAGGTTGATACCGCCTCGCGGGCCTACGGTTCGGTAGTGTCGTCACCACGCACGGACTTCCTCTCGGGCGTTCGAGTCTCTGTGCCCATCCTGCTCGGCATCGTCCCGTTCGGCATGGTCGCGGGCGTCGCCGCGGTCGGCGCGGGCATCCCGGCGGTCGAGGCGCTCGCGATGTCGGTCGTCATCTTCGCGGGGGCCTCCCAGCTCGCGGCCGCCGAGCTCGTCGGTCGGAACGCGCCCGCGGTCGTGGTCGTGTTCACGGTGCTGGTCATCAACCTCCGGATGGTGATGTACAGCGCGTCCATCGCGCCGTACTTCGCGCGCCAGTCGGCGAGGTGGAAGGCCGGGCTGTCGTACCTGCTGACCGACCAGGCCTACGCCGTCTCGCTGTTGCAGTTCGAGCGCGACGAGGAGACCTCCCGGCGGTGGTACTACCTCGGGGTGGCGGTTCCCCTCTGGGTGGTGTGGCAGATGGCCACCGTCGCGGGCATCGCGCTCGGGTCCGGGGTCCCCGACGGCTGGCAGCTCGACTTCGCGGTCCCGCTGGTCTTCCTCGCCGTGCTCGTCCCGGCGGTGACCGACCGCGCGACCGCCGCCGCGGCGCTCGTCGGCGGCGGGGTCGCCGTCGTTGCCAACGGTCTCCCGTACAATCTCGGGCTGATAACCGCCGCGGTCGTCGGCATCGTCACCGGCCTGCTGGTCGAGGAGGTGGCGTAGATGGCCGGGACCGACTACGGTTCCCTCGCGCTCTGGGCGGTCATCCTCGCGGCCGGTGTCGGAACGTTCGCGTTCCGGTTCTCGTTCATCGCGCTGTTCGGCCGTCTCGACGACGTTCCCGAGGGCGTCGAGCGCGCGCTCCGGTTCGTCCCCGCGGCGGTACTGGCGGCGCTCGTCGCGCCGGACCTGGTCTACGCCGACGGGGCGGTCGCGTTCACGCCCGCGAACCCGCGCCTGCTCGCGGGCGCGGTCGCGGCCGCGGTCGCGTGGCGCACGGAGGACATCGCGGCGACGCTGGTCGCCGGGATGGCGACGCTGTGGATGCTGGCGTTCGCGGTTCCCTGATTCGGCGTCACCGATTTCGAAGGGTCGTCGCGAGTGCGAGCGCATACCGGTGGCTCGGGCCGAATCCGAAAGAATGTGGGCCGTCAGTTCTCGCCGCGCAGTTCCCGCACCTTCTCGATGTTCCACGCGAAGCCCCGGCCGTCCTCGTGGGGCGTCTCCAGCGCGAGCGGCACGTCCTCGATGGCGGGGTGGTTGACGAACGCCCGCATGCCCTCCTCGCCGATGAGGCCCTCGCCGATGTGAGCGTGTTCGTCCTTGTTGGTGCCACACTCGTGCTTGGAGTCGTTGAGGTGGACGTACTTCAGGTGGTCGAGGCCGACCACGTCGTCGAACTCCGCGACGGTCTCCTCGACGGCCGCCTCGCTGGAGAGGTCGTAGCCCGCCGCGAACGCGTGGGCGGTGTCGAGACACACGTCGAGGTCCTGCTCGGAGCGGTCGAGCACCTCCGCGAGGTGTTCGAAGTCCCCGCCCAGCTTGGTGCCGCTCCCAGCGTCGCTCTCGACGAGGACTGTCACGCCGTCGGGGATGTCGAGCTCGTCGAGCGCGCTGGCGGCGTTGTCGAGGCCGTTCTCGACCCCCGCGCCGGTGTGCGCGCCGAGGTGGACGTTGACGTACGGGATGTCGAGTCTGTCGGCGGCGTCGACCTCCTTCTGCATGCTGTCGATGGACTTCTCGCGGAGGCCCTCCTTGGGAGTGCAGAGGTTCACGAGGTACGACGAGTGGATGACCCACGGGCCGAGGTCCTCGGTGGCCGAGCCGTCGCGGAAGGCGTCGGCCTCACCCTCGCCGATGTTCGGGTCCTGCCACACCTGCGGGGAGTGGGTGAATATCTGACCGCAGTTGCCCCCGACCTCGATCTGGTTTGCTATCGCGTTGTCCAGGCCGCCAGCGATGGAGACGTGCGCTCCGACGTTCATGTGTGCTGGCAGGGATTCTGGGGGTATAGTGGCTTCGAAGGCGGCCGGAGCGAATTCTTAAGTCGGTTCGGTGACACCCCATCGCCATGAGCGATTCCCGCGGGTTGGCGGTCGGCGAGCGGGTTCCGGACGTGACCGAGACGCTGGTCCGTCCCGACGGCGACAGAGCAGAGGCGACGCTGTCGGAGCTCTACGACGAGAAACCGGTGCTGCTCTCGTTCTACACCAACGACTTCAGCCCCGACTGCATCGAGGAGTGGTGTTCGTTCCGCGACTACGACTGGTTCGCCAGCGGCGACGACGTGCGCGTGGTCGGGGTCAGCAAGTCCCGACCCTACACCCACCGGAAGTTCATCGACTACCTCGACCTGAACTTCCCGCTGTACGCCGACACCGACCTCGCCATCTCCGACGCGTTCGGCGTGACCTACCGCGTGTTCAAGGTCGCCGCGCGGTCGCGCCGGTCGTGCTTCCTCGTGGACACCGACGGCGTGGTCCGGTACAAGTGGGTGGGCGAACACCCGCTGGACCCGACCCGCGACACCCCGCCGGTCGCCGACGTTCACGAGGCCATCGTCGAGGAGTTCGGCGACGACCCCGAGACGTTCGGGTTCTGATCGGAGCCTTTCGGAGTGCCGCATCCACCCACATATCAATAGCTACAAATATGCGGGTTCGAATGCACCAAACACCGAATGTCGAAAGAGGAACAGAAGACGAACACACGAGCTCCGGAGACGGCGGAGAGAGACGTATTAGCGTCAGCTTGTGAGGAATCTCGTGAGGTTCTCGACCACCAGTTATCCGTCCAAGAGGATATGGACGACAAAGCACTGTGGTCGGTTCGGAGTGCAGTTATCGTCCTCGGGTTATTACTTTCCGCAGGGTCACTAGGCAATCTCCCCCAATTCCTCACCCTTCCGTGGTACATTCACGGGGTCGTCGGTCTCGGAGTGGTTTCACTGCTTTTCTCAGTGCTTTTCGGTATCGGGACGTATACGATGACGCGAACGTATCCTGGTATCGGACATCAACGCCGGATTGAGTCACACCAGGGAGAATACGACCGTCACGAATGGTATTCGCGCTTACTTTACGACTATCAGTTGTGGATTACCGGCCAAGAAGCGTGGAATGAGCAGAACGGTTTCTACCTCTTCGTCACTCACTCATTGTTGCTCTCGGGAACGGCGGCAATCGTACTCGCAGGCGTAATCAGTCTCTATACGATGTACAGTTCGGCCTCTCGAATCGCACTCGTGGTCGGCTCATCAGTTCCAGTATTGGCAGTGGTTTTATTGCTCCGGCGACGATAGAGCGAATCGAATACTAATGGCTGACGTTCAGGACAACGATCCGAACGGTCATCGGTCACACAAAGCCCCGGCGTCCGTTCGGAAGTTGCTTGCACGACTCGGGTTCAAGCCGCCCCGAGAGCCGTCGGACCATTCTCACAGCGAAGAGTAGCGCTATTCCGTCGGGTCCTCGCGCTCCCGGACCCACGCGTCGCTCTCGAACTTCTCCGCCGCTCGCTCGCGCGCCCGCGACAGCTCGTCGTCGGTCCACGACCCCTCCTCGGCGTCGGCCCACTCTCGGAGGGCCTCCTCGACGGCCTCGACCGCTTCCTCGCGGCTCGGTCCCCCTCGCTCGCGAGCAGGGTCGCGCGCGGCGCGACCCTGCTCGCGCATCGTGGTCACGCGCTCGCGGAACTCCTCGGGAGTGGTGTCGGGGGCCGAGAAGACCCCGAGGTGGCGCTCGGCGTCGAGGTCGAACTTCAGCGAGCCGTGCTGGATGACCGCGTCCTTCCGGCGGTACTGGGCGTTTCCGGATATCTTGCGCGCGTGCCCACCGCCACGGTCGGACGAGGCGGCTCCGGCCGCCGAGCCTCCGGCCACCACGTCGTGGGCCGGGTGGAGTTCCCGGAGGTAGCACGCTGGCTGGTGGATGGCCGGAAGCTTCTCGTCGGTGAACCGGGCGTCGATTCCGAGTCGGTCGAACGCGTCGAAGACGGGTTCGCAGAGCAGTTCGTAGGTGTCCATCAGGTCGCCCGGGAGTTCGTCGGCGGGCGCGACGATGGAGTAGGAGATGTCACCGCGGCGGTCGTGGTAGATGCCGCCGCCGCCGGTGGGTCGCCGGGTGACGGTGATTCCCTCGCGGTCGCAGTACTCCCACGCCACGGTCTCGGGCTCCTGCCGGTAGCCCAGCGAGAGAGTGCTGGGGTCCCACTGGTAGACCCGAACGGTCCGCGGACCGCCCTCGGCGGCCGTCTCCGCGGCGATCTCGTCGAGCGCCATGTTCATCGGTCCGCGGCGGGACTCCTCGCGAATCAGCCGCCACTCGCGGTCGGACAGCGCCATGCCCGGGGGTTCGCGCGAGGCGACCAAGTGGGTTGCGAAGACCCGCCCCGCGAACGCGACGGCAAGAGTTAAGTGTTTTAGGTACGCCTAAAAAGGTATGGGGACGAAGCGACTCGGCAACAAGCGGGCGAAGCGGAGCCGGACGTGGGCGTACGTGTGCGCGACCCTGTTCGGCACGAGCGAAGGGTCGACCGCCGACGCCGCCGACGACCGATAGGCCGCCACGGCTATCAGGGCCGACGGCGAGTGGGAACGTTGGAGGGCCACCCATGTCCGAACTCTCCTTTCGCACCCCGGCGTTCACACACGGCGAATCGATTCCGGCCAAGTACACCTGCGAGGGCGAAGACGTCTCCCCCGAGTTGACCGTCGGGAACGTCCCCGGCGACGCCGCGGCGCTCGCGGTGGTGGTCGACGACCCCGACGCGCCCGCGGGAACCTTCACCCACTGGTTGCTCTGGAACGTCCCCGCCGACACCGTCGAGCTCCCGGAGGGCGTGGCGGCCCGCGAGCAAGTCCCGGACCTCGGCGGGGCCAAGCAGGGCGAGAACGACTTCGGCGACGTGGGATACCGGGGACCGTGCCCGCCGGAGGGCGAGACCCACGAGTACCGGTTCACGCTGTACGTGCTCCACGAGGAACTCGACGTGGACGCGGGCGCGGTCCGCACGGAAGTGCAGGACGCGCTCGACGGCGCGACCGACGACTCCGCGCAGTTCACCGCCATCTTCGGACGCTGACCGAGCGGGCCGGAACCGTCGGGGGAAGGGTCCGAGAAACGACCCGTTGAACCGCCCCGACGTTCGACACCTTTCGACCGGCGAATCGCGAGACGCCGGTTTTTCCGCACCTGCACCGCTTCTTCCGCGGGGTCGAGCGAGCGTCCCCGTCCCCCGGACGCGCGACATTTGGTATATCGGATAGTAGTTTATGGCATGCGGGCGGCGGTCGCGTGACGCGGTCGGCGAGCCGCCGACGCGCGGGGCTTTTACCCGGCGGGCGTGTAGGCGGAGGTGATGGTCCAGAACGTCGCGGGCATGCTGCGGGAGCTGGAGCCCGAGGACTTCCACCTGCTGTCGGGCGTCGAGCAGGGCATGCGGTTCTCGGAGTGGGTCGCTCGCGAGAAGATTCCGGAGTTCGCGCGGCTCACCCCCGAGGAGGTCGACTACCGGCTCGACAGGTGTCTCGACCGCGACCTCGTAGAGCGCAAGACGATACAGTACGAGGGCTATCGGCTCAAGTTCGAGGGGTACGACGCGCTCGCGCTCCACACCTTCGCCGAGCGCGAGTCCATCGAGGGGTTCGGCGCCCCCCTCGGGGTGGGCAAGGAGAGCGACGTCTACGAGGTCCAGTCGTACAAACCGTTAGCGCTCAAGTACCACCGCGAGGGGTTCACCAACTTCCGGGAAGTGATGAAAGAGCGCGACTACACCTCCGACCGCGAGCACGTCTCGTGGCTCTACACCGCCCGGAAGGCGGCCGAGCGCGAGTACGACGCGCTCGAAACCCTCTATCCCGACGTTGCGGTCCCTCGACCCGTCGACCACAACCGCCACGCCATCGTGATGGAGAAGATAGACGGCGTCGAGCTCTCGCGGACGAGACTCGAAGACGAGCAGGTGGTCCCGGTCCTCGACCTGATACTCTCGGAGATGGCCGCCGCCTACGAGGAGGGGTACGTCCACGCCGACATGAGCGAGTACAACGTCTTCGTCAACAGCGAGGGCATCACCATCTTCGACTGGCCCCAGGCCACCCCGACCGACCACGAGAACGCCGAGGAGTTCCTCGAACGCGACGTGAAGAACGTGGTCGGATACTTCCGGCGGAAGTACCCCCGTCTGATGGTCGAGAACGTGGACTCGGCGGCGCTGGCGGCCGACATCGCCGAGAGCGCGTTCGAGACGGTCGGCGACTACGGGTCACAGGACTAGCGACACGACCGCCAGCACGAGGAACGCGATCACCAGCCACTTGGCGATGTCCATCGAGAGCCCCGCGACGCCGCCAGCCCCCAGCGCCCCCGCGATGAGCGCGAGCACGAAGAACGCGATGGCGAGTTCGAGAATCGCCATGCTATCGACCCCCCGCTGGCCGCGTCGGTCGGTCGGCGATGCACTCGCGACGCGATTGGGTGAGCGTCATGGAGACGAGTAGGGCGGGAGCGTCCTTAGTTACCGGCCAGCTATACGGTCGAAATCCGGGATTGGCGAGCGCAAGCGACGGGAACGTCTGCAACGGAAGACGAAGGCCTTAAACCCGAACGACGAGAAATATCGGGTGACTCGCTGGGGAACGGGCACCAGCGGGCACCTGTGGGCCGCGGGCGCGCAGAACTGCGCGCCCGCGGCCGCAGGACGGGATGTGGCCCTCGAAACGTCGGCGTTTCGGGCGCTGAACCACCCAACGCCCGTGGTGATACACATGGCAAAGAGCTTCTATTCCCACATCAAGGAAGCGTGGAAGGACCCGGACGACGGCGATCTCGCCGAACTCCAGTGGCAGCGAAAGCAGGAGTGGCGCAAGCAGGGCGCTATCGAGCGCATCGAACGCCCCACCCGCCTCGACAAGGCCCGCGAACTGGGCTACAAGGCAAAGCAGGGCGTCGTGGTGGCGCGCGTCAGCGTCCGCAAGGGCTCGGCCCGCAAGAAGCGGTTCACGGCCGGTCGGCGCTCGAAGCGCCAAGGCGTCAACCGCATCTACCGGCGCAAGAACCTCCAGCGCATCGCCGAGGAGCGTTCGAGCCGGAAGTACCGAAACCTCCGCGTCCTCAACTCCTACTGGGTCGGCGAGGACGGCAGTCAGAAGTGGTTCGAGGTCATCCTGCTCGACCCCGAGCATCCGGCCATCGAGAACGACGACGACCTCAACTGGATCTGCGACGACGCCCACAAGGGTCGGGCCTACCGCGGCCTGACCAGCGCGGGACAGAGCAACCGCGGCCTCCAGCAGAAGGGCACGGGCACCGAGCACACCCGCCCGAGCAACAACAGCGGTCAGGGCCGCGCGAAGTAACCGACCGAAACTGCACGCTTTGCGCCCATTTTCGTTCTTTTTCGCCCCGCGAGCGGTGCGATTCTGCGGAGGGCTTTGCAGTCGTCGTTGCTGTTAGCGCTTTCAGTGGCTCGACGAGAGACGTGGTCGGCGGTTCGGATGCGGCGTCGAAGGAGTACAATTGCGACTCGCACGAGAGCCAGTAACTCCGACCGAAACCACAACCGCAACTGCATCCGCGACCACGACAGCGACCGCGGATTTATACCCGAAACCGCCCAACCATCAAGCATGAGCCTCTCGCTCGACCCGACCCAACTCGACCGCTACTCCCGGCACATCATCATGGACGAGGTGGGCCCGGAGGGCCAGCAGGCCCTCCTCGACGCCGCGGTGCTGGTCGTCGGCGCGGGCGGCCTCGGCGCGCCCGTCATCCAGTACCTCGCGGCCGCGGGCGTGGGTACGCTCGGGGTCGCCGACGACGACGTGGTGGAACTCAGCAACCTCCAGCGCCAGATAATCCACGGTGACGACGACGTTGGGCGTCCGAAGGTCGAGTCGGCGGCCGACTTCGTCGCCGACCTCAACCCCGACGTGGACGTGCGGACCCACGACACTCGCGTCGAACCCGACAACGTGGAGGGCCTGATTTCGGACTACGACTTCGTGGTCGACGCGACCGACAACTTCCGGACGCGCTACCTCGTCAACGACGCCTGCACGCTCTCGGGCACCCCCTTCTCCCACGGTGCCATCTACAAGTTCGAGGGGCAGGTCACGACCTTCACGACCGAGGGGCCGTGTTACCGGTGTCTGTTCCCCGAAGCGCCGCCCGAGGGGATGATCGCCGACTGCGCGAGTACGGGAGTTCTGGGCGTCCTGCCGGGCACCGTCGGGTGCATTCAGGCGACCGAGACCGTGAAGTGTCTACTCGGGGCGGGCGACCTCCTCGACGGCCGGATGGTGTTCTACGACGCCATGGCGATGAGCTTCGAGGAGGTCGAGTTCCGGCGGAATCCCGAGTGTCCGGTGTGCGGCGACGACCCCATCGAGTCGGTGGCGCAGGTCGAGTACGCCGAGGAGTCGTGTCCCGTGAACGCCGACTGACACTCGGAGGACCTCGCCAGCTTCATCGCCTCCGTCTACCGATTCCAGGGTTCTGGGAATCGCTCTCCCCTTATATGTTCTCCCGAATCCTTGCTTCACATGTGAGGTGACCGACGATGGCAACCAAACAGATCGGCGGGGCGAATCAGTTCGAGAGCACTATCGGCGGGGTGACCGTCCGAGGGAAGGCCCACAGCCTGAGCGCGTGGTTCGTGCTCGCGCTACGGCTCATGATGGGGTACGCGTTCCTCTACTCGGGCTGGGACAAGATCATGGCCGCCGAGCCGTTCAGCGCGGCTGGCTACCTGACCGGCGCGGTCCCTGACGCCAGCCCGATGGCGGGCGTGTTCGCCGCGATGGGCAACACCCCGTGGTTCGTCGAGTTCGTGAACGTCGCGGTCCCGTGGGGAGAGCTCCTCATCGGACTCGCCCTCATCGTCGGCGCGGTCGTCCGACTCGCCGCGTTCTGGGGCGCGTTCATGATGCTCATGTTCTACTTCGGCAACTGGGACGTGAGCCACGGAATCATCAACGGCGACTTCGCGTACATGCTCGTGTTCCTCGCGGTCGCGGCGTTCGGCGCAGGCCGCATCGTGGGACTCGACGCGCTCATCGAGAAGATCGACGTGGGCGGCCAGACGCTGGTCGAGCGCTACCCCAAGCTCCGGTACGTGCTGGGTTGAACCGAATAAATCTCTTTTCGATATATCGAATTTCCCAGACGGTCGCGTGACGGCGCGCTATCGAGCGGTCACACCTCCACCACTGACCCCTCCTCGGCGCTCTCGTAGACGGCCTCGATGGCCTCCACGTCCACCAGCCCGTGGCGACCGTCCGGGAGAATCTCGCCGCCGGTCCGGAGCTGGTGGGCGAAGTAGTCGAACTCCTCTAACATCTGGTCTCTCCGCTCGTATTCCACGTCGGCGCTCGTCTCGCCGACTTCGAGCGCGAACCCCCGGAACGCGCCGCCCATGAACGCGGGTTCGACGGTCAGTTCGCCCTCGGTGCCGACGACCTTGAGGTGGCCGCCCTCGTGGGCGTGCTGGCTCGCCGAGCAGGCCGCGAGCGTGCCGTCGTCGAACCGGACCTGGAAGGTCGCGCGCTCGTCGGGAACGTCGTCGAACGCCTCGTCCTCGGAGCGCGCGAACGCCGAGACCGCCTCGGGGTCGGCGTCGAGGACGAACCGCGCGGTGTTGAGGGGGTAGATGCCGAGGTCGGTGACCGACGCGCCGGGCCCGGCGAGGTCGGGGTCGAGCCGCCACTGGTCGGGGTCCGGAATCATCTCCAGCAACCGCTGGGACATGTGGCCGTGGACGAGGACTGGGTCGCCGAGAGCCCCGTCGGCGACGAGTTCGCGGGCGCGGCGTATCGCGGGTTCGGTCTGCATCCGGTAGGCCACCATCAGGGGCACCTCGTCCTCGCAGGCCTCGACCATCCGACGGGCGCGCTCGGCGGTGGCCTCCATCGGCTTCTCGCAGAGGACTGCCTTGCCGAACTCGGCCGCGGACTCGGCGAATTCGAGGTGGGTGGCGTTGGGCGTGCAGACGTAGACCGCGTCGTAGTCGTCGGTCGCCTCGCCGTCGTGGAAGTCGTCGTAGGTGAGCGCGCGGGCGTCGGCGTCGGTCTCGTCGGCGACCCCCTCGGCCTTCTCGGCGTCGCTACTGACGAGGACGCTCGTCTCGCAGAGTTCGGAGTCGGCGACCGCCGGAATGGCCTCCTCGCGGGTCCACCACCCCAACCCGACCATGGCGAACCGGACGGGGTCGAGGTCGGTCTCAGTCTGCCAGTCGCGCCGGTCGAAGTCGGCGAGCGCGTCGTGGATATCCATACCCGAACGTACACGCCCACCGGGACGTGCCTTTCGGGCGCATTCGGGGTCGCGGGGCGCGCCGCGTCGGCGCGCCCCGCGACCGGCCCGCAGGAGGCCTTGCTCGGATGATTCAACGGATACATACCCCTCTGCCACCGAAGCCTTGGCATGAACGGGACGAGCGAGAACGGGATGGCCGAACCCTCCGACCCGGCCCGCCGGACCGGCGGTCCGGCGGGCCGGGTCGTCGGGCTACTCGCGGTACTGGGAGCGGTTCCGGTCGCGTCGGCCCACGGCGGCTCTCACGGCCCGCCGATTCCGGAGTGGTCGGCGCTGGCGACGCTCGCGCTCGGAGTCGCGCTCGTCGACGCGGGCGTCTACGCGAAGCGGTCGGTCTCGCCCACGCTGGCGTTGGTCGGCGTCTTCGACGGCGTCGTGTTCGTGACGGTCGGGACCGTCGGACTCGTCCAGCTCTCGGGAATCGAGGCGATAGCCGCGAGCCAGCCCCCCGTCGAGAGCGCGTGGTACGGTGCGCCGACCCTCGGCGTCGGACTCGTCGCGGTGGTCGGCAGTCTCGTCGTCGGGCGGATGCGGTGGCCCGAGCGACCCAGATACGCCGCCCTCGGGATGGCGCTCGGAACGTGGGTCGCCTACCCCGTCTTCGTGCCCGGGGCGCTGACGAACCCCCTCGGATACCTGCTCGCGGTCGCGACCCCCGCGGTCGTCGGGTACGTCCTCTGGACCGACGCCAGAGAGTCGCTCGCGCGGGCGCTCGCCGACCGCGCCGCGCGGTGGTTCGGTGTCGGAATCGGTATCGCGACCGCGCTGGTGCTGGCGTTCTCGATGCGACTGGTCTCGCTCGTCGCCGAGTCGGGGACCGAGGGGGACCTGACCGACTTCGTCACGACGACCCGCATCGCCAAACCGCTCGTCTACTGGCCCGCGGTGGAGTTCCACGTCCACGAGTTCGTCGGGTTCGTCCCGGTCAGCGGCGTGGTCTCGGTCGGTCTGGTCGTGGTCGTGGGACTGGTGGCGACGCTGGTCGGACTCGCTGCGGCCGCGCTGGCCGCTCGGTGGCGCGCGAGCGACGCCGAGAGGTCGCCAGCGCTCCCCCTCGCGCTGGCCGTCGCGTTCTTCGCGCCGGTCCTCGCGGTCGTCGCGGCCGTTGCGGTCGGCCGGCCGGCCGCGCCGCTGTACTGGGTGTTCGTGGACCTCGCGTCGCCGCTCGGGGCGCTGTTCTTCGCCGCGAGCGTGGCGCTTCTGACGGGGACGCTGGTTCGTGCGAACGAGGAGTGAGACGGAAACGCGGAATCGACTGTTCGCGGATTCCTACTCCGGTCCTTGCATCCCGGCGCAGAACCTCGTCCTCGAATCCCGGCGCGCGCTGGCGCGACCCGGCTGTGTTGGGTCGCGCCATCAGCGCGCGAGGGAGGACTGAGCGACTGAAAGGAGCGAAGGAGTCGGCTGGGGAGGCCTGTGGTTGCGGTCTCATAGGTACCGGAGGTAGCTAGCTTCTTCTCACAGTTACCGGTTCGAACGGCGAGAAGCCAGCCACTTCCGGCACCTAGAAAGCCTACTCGCTCCGTTCACTCGCCCCTCGTCGAAGGCGAAAACACACGAAACCCGCTCTCACGCCCCGTCCACGAGTCGCCGGAACTGCTCGGGCGGAATCGCGCCGCGCGCGGCGTGCCCCTCGTAGACGAACGTCGGGAT from Halorussus salilacus carries:
- the gfo6 gene encoding D-xylose 1-dehydrogenase Gfo6; this translates as MDIHDALADFDRRDWQTETDLDPVRFAMVGLGWWTREEAIPAVADSELCETSVLVSSDAEKAEGVADETDADARALTYDDFHDGEATDDYDAVYVCTPNATHLEFAESAAEFGKAVLCEKPMEATAERARRMVEACEDEVPLMVAYRMQTEPAIRRARELVADGALGDPVLVHGHMSQRLLEMIPDPDQWRLDPDLAGPGASVTDLGIYPLNTARFVLDADPEAVSAFARSEDEAFDDVPDERATFQVRFDDGTLAACSASQHAHEGGHLKVVGTEGELTVEPAFMGGAFRGFALEVGETSADVEYERRDQMLEEFDYFAHQLRTGGEILPDGRHGLVDVEAIEAVYESAEEGSVVEV